The following proteins are encoded in a genomic region of Paraburkholderia sp. BL23I1N1:
- a CDS encoding response regulator, whose amino-acid sequence MPPRNTTLTDAHLLVVDDQPDQLRLLIDVLRNAGCRISVGFDGSQAYQRALANSPDLILMDVRMPRMDGFAACRLLAADPRTSAIPVIFLTVAGDLHDRINGLEIGGVDYVLKPFEPHEVLARIRVHLARTRGNRQTEDEVFASDFTGNGVIVRAAIRHLSQKLSDAPTAEQLARLVGTNEKRLSRAFRDNLGKTVFEYVRDERLRIAQRLLSSTSLSIASIAEEIGFSSAANFATAFRERFGMPPSTYRGEFRSRDLADTVESALEAE is encoded by the coding sequence ATGCCGCCCCGAAACACCACCCTCACGGATGCCCATCTTCTTGTGGTAGACGATCAGCCTGATCAGCTGCGATTGTTGATTGACGTATTGCGCAACGCTGGATGCCGGATCAGCGTCGGATTCGACGGGTCACAGGCGTATCAACGAGCACTGGCGAATTCACCCGACCTCATCCTGATGGACGTGCGGATGCCGCGGATGGATGGATTCGCTGCCTGCCGGCTGCTTGCCGCGGACCCCCGCACCTCTGCGATTCCGGTTATCTTTCTCACCGTGGCTGGGGACCTTCACGATCGGATCAACGGTCTGGAAATCGGGGGCGTGGACTACGTGCTTAAGCCTTTCGAGCCGCACGAGGTACTTGCACGGATTCGCGTTCACCTCGCCCGGACACGCGGCAATCGGCAAACCGAAGATGAAGTATTCGCCTCGGACTTCACAGGCAACGGCGTCATTGTTCGCGCGGCCATTCGGCATTTGTCGCAGAAGCTGAGCGACGCGCCAACGGCCGAACAGCTCGCGCGCCTGGTGGGGACCAATGAAAAACGGCTGTCGCGTGCGTTCCGGGACAACCTTGGCAAGACCGTATTCGAGTATGTCCGGGACGAGCGCCTGCGGATTGCACAGAGGCTGTTGAGCAGCACGTCATTGAGTATCGCCAGCATCGCTGAAGAAATTGGCTTTTCCAGTGCCGCGAACTTTGCCACGGCGTTTCGCGAACGATTCGGTATGCCCCCGTCGACCTATCGGGGGGAATTTCGCAGCAGGGATCTGGCTGACACTGTGGAATCCGCCCTCGAGGCAGAGTGA